Below is a window of Cytophaga hutchinsonii ATCC 33406 DNA.
CAAATGGTGTACCAGTGAACCGTGGGTTTAGATATAACTACGGATATTATGAAAACGAAGCAGCTGCAAAAGAGAAAAATTTCTTTCAGAAAATAGTAGAGAAGTTATGAGTTTTCTAAAATCATTATTCAGCAAGCCGCAGCATGCAACGGAAGACTGGCTCTTTGTTGATATGCATTCGCACCTGATACCGGGCATTGATGATGGTTCAAAAAGCATGGAAGAATCTTTATCATTGATTCAGGAATTTAAAAAATTAGGTTATAAAAAAATCATTACCACCCCGCACATCATGGGGGATTTTTTTAAAAATTCGAAAGAAACAATATTCCCGGGGCTAATTGAATTAAGAGCAAGTATAGCAGAAGCCGGCATTGATATTGAAATAGAAGCCGCAGCAGAATATTATTTAGACGAATGGTTTATAGAAAAACTGGAACGGAATGAACCGCTGCTAAAGTTAGGGGGCAATTATGTTCTGTTTGAAACTTCTTACATGAACAGGCCGACACAACTTCATCAGGCAATTTTTTTAATGCGTTCATTGGGTTATATACCTGTGTTGGCACACCCTGAAAGATATACGTATTTATATGAGGATTTCAAACTGTTTAAAGAAATCTATGAGATGGATGTGCTGTTTCAGATTAATTTAAATTCGTTGGCTGGTTACTATTCTAAAACAGCTAAACTATATGCTGAAAAATTAATTGATAACAACATGGTAGATTTTGTTGGCACCGATTGCCACGGACAAAGACATATAGATGTACTGGCGAAAGTTAAAGTGTCAAACTATTATCAAAAGCTTCAAAAATTAAGTATTTTAAATAACACATTGATTTCATGATTCTCGTAACGGGTGCAAATGGTTTGGTAGGAAGTTTTCTTTGTAACGAATTAGCAGGGAAAGGGTATCGTGTAAAAGCGTTGGTTCGTGAAAAGTCAGATACATCTTTATTGAAAGCAGTTGCAGGAAGCATTGAACTTGTTTATGGAGATATTACGGATGCGGGCTCTTTAGTGGATGCCATGGAAGATGTAATGTGTGTGGTGCATACGGCGGCTGTTATATCTTTTTGGAATAAAAAAAATAAAGAAATGTATCAGACAAATGTAGTCGGTACAAGAAATGTTGTGGATGTTGCACTCGAAAAAGGTGTAAAAAAAATGATTCATATCAGTTCCATTGCAGCGATAGGAAGAAAGGCAACAGATACACGCATCGATGAAAAAAACAATTGGGAAGAATCTGCTGTAAATACGGCATACGCAGTAACCAAACACCAGGCAGAACTTGAGATCTTCCGGGCTGTTGAAGAAGGGCTGCATGCTGTGATTATTAACCCATCGGTTATATTAGGTCCGGGTTTAAAAGGTACAAGCAGTGTACGTTTGTTTGAGTATGTTCAGCAAAAAGGCAAATTCTATACGGATGGCGACTTAAACTATGTAGATGTACGGGACGTGGTTGAAAGCATTGAATATTTCATTTCGCATGAAACGCCGGCCGGAGAGCGCTACATTCTTAACGGAGGAACGGTTAGCTTTAAAACATTTTTTGAAAAGATAGCAGAGATGCTGCATACAAATCCTCCGTCCGTGAAGGCTTCAGACTGGATGAAGCAGATTGTGTGGAGAGTAGAGGCAATCAAAGCCTTTATTACAGGCAAGGAACCATTAATAACCAAAAGCACCGCCAGAACAGCAACAAATAAATTTGAATACAGTGCAGATAAAATCATGCAGCTCAGCCAAAGATCATTCAGGCCTTTGCAGGATACCATTTACTGGACCTGTAAACAGCTTTTTTAGCCGTTTTGTCCATGCTTTTAGCCCAAAATTCAAATTTTTATGCATGTTTATAACTAAATCATACAGGTATAAATGAATTAATTTTTAATTTTTTAGCTTTAAGTATAATCACAGCGTATATACATAAAATTGTGAGACTATGGCCAGACAAAATAAACGACAATCAGATGATCGGGAATTGGCCAGAAAATTTGAGGAACTTCTGAAAGAAGGAACTCCTGGCTTTTTTGACGTAAGTGTTTACGAAAGCATCATCCAATACTATCTAGAAGGAACAAAATTCAGAAAAGCACACAGAACATGTGATATTGCTATGGAGCAGCATCCGTATTCTGTAGAAATTATGTTGCTTAAGGTTCAGGTATTAATGCAGATGACACAATTTGAAGAAGCATTAGAGATACTTGACAGAGCACAGCTATATCAACCCAACGATACCGACATTCAATTGCTGCGTGCCAATATCATGGCTCAGCAGGATGATTTTGAAGGGGCAATTGAATTGCTTGAAGAGATACTTACGCTTGCCGAAGAGAAAGATGAAATACATTACCACATGGGTGTAATTTATCAGGATATGGGTAACTTTGAAGAATCAATCAATCACCTGAAGGAGGCAATTATGCTGAACTCTCAGCACGAAGATGCCATCTATGAATTGTCCTATAGCCTGGAAGTACTTGACCGCCTGGAAGAGAGTATAGACTTCTTTAAACAGTTAATTGAAAAAGATCCGTATTCACATTTTGCATGGTTCTGCCTCGGGGTATCGTATTTCAAGCAAGGTAAGCTGGATGAGGCACTGGATGCATATGAATTTGTAATAGCGATTAACGATAAGTACTCTTCCGCGTATTACAACATCGGGGAATGTTATGTGTACAAAAATGAATATGAGAAAGCGCTTGAGTATTTCTTCCAGACCATGGATATGGAAGATAAAACGGCAGATGTTTTTTACAACATAGGTTTTTGTTACGAGCATTTGGGCATGCACCCGAAAGCCATTGAGTTTTACCGCAAAGCATCCAAAGCCGATGCGTACTTCCATGAAGCATACTATGGAATAGGCAAGTGCCTGGAAGCACAGGATAAATCCTACGAATCCATTCATTTCTTCAAAAGAGCGTTAAAGCTGGATGAAGCCAATGCTGAATACTGGCTTGCAAAAGCGAATGCGGAATATAAAACGGGCAACATCATTTCGAGTCTGGAAGCATTTGAAGAAGCCTGTGTATTAGAGCCTTCCAATCCGGAAGTATGGAAAAACTGGTCGTTTGTACACTATGAAAGTGGTGATATGGACAAGGCAATCGATTTAATCAATGCCGGGATTGATGAAATGCCTGGTAACGCAGATTTATATTATCGTGCTGTAGCATACCTGATTACAGCAGGAAGGTATAAAGAGGCATTTAATTATCTGGAAAATGCATTAACTTTAAACTTCGATAGCCATACGGTGTTGTTTGAATTTTTCCCTAAATTGGAAACTCAAAAGGCATTATTCAGAATTATAGATCAATACAGAAATAAATAAAATGTACCAAAATTTTACCCTTTCTAAGGTTCCTGAGAGAACAACTAAGCCACGCGAGTCTGGTTTTACAATGGTGATGGATAAAGGCTTAAGTTGCCGGGAAGTAGAAGACATGCTTTCTGTCTCCAGTAACTATATTGATATCGTAAAACTTGGTTGGGCAACCTCATTTGTAACACCGACATTAAAAGAAAAATTAGCATTATATAAATCAGCAGGTATTCCATGCTATTTAGGAGGCACCTTATTTG
It encodes the following:
- a CDS encoding tyrosine-protein phosphatase, coding for MSFLKSLFSKPQHATEDWLFVDMHSHLIPGIDDGSKSMEESLSLIQEFKKLGYKKIITTPHIMGDFFKNSKETIFPGLIELRASIAEAGIDIEIEAAAEYYLDEWFIEKLERNEPLLKLGGNYVLFETSYMNRPTQLHQAIFLMRSLGYIPVLAHPERYTYLYEDFKLFKEIYEMDVLFQINLNSLAGYYSKTAKLYAEKLIDNNMVDFVGTDCHGQRHIDVLAKVKVSNYYQKLQKLSILNNTLIS
- a CDS encoding SDR family oxidoreductase, with translation MILVTGANGLVGSFLCNELAGKGYRVKALVREKSDTSLLKAVAGSIELVYGDITDAGSLVDAMEDVMCVVHTAAVISFWNKKNKEMYQTNVVGTRNVVDVALEKGVKKMIHISSIAAIGRKATDTRIDEKNNWEESAVNTAYAVTKHQAELEIFRAVEEGLHAVIINPSVILGPGLKGTSSVRLFEYVQQKGKFYTDGDLNYVDVRDVVESIEYFISHETPAGERYILNGGTVSFKTFFEKIAEMLHTNPPSVKASDWMKQIVWRVEAIKAFITGKEPLITKSTARTATNKFEYSADKIMQLSQRSFRPLQDTIYWTCKQLF
- a CDS encoding tetratricopeptide repeat protein, translated to MARQNKRQSDDRELARKFEELLKEGTPGFFDVSVYESIIQYYLEGTKFRKAHRTCDIAMEQHPYSVEIMLLKVQVLMQMTQFEEALEILDRAQLYQPNDTDIQLLRANIMAQQDDFEGAIELLEEILTLAEEKDEIHYHMGVIYQDMGNFEESINHLKEAIMLNSQHEDAIYELSYSLEVLDRLEESIDFFKQLIEKDPYSHFAWFCLGVSYFKQGKLDEALDAYEFVIAINDKYSSAYYNIGECYVYKNEYEKALEYFFQTMDMEDKTADVFYNIGFCYEHLGMHPKAIEFYRKASKADAYFHEAYYGIGKCLEAQDKSYESIHFFKRALKLDEANAEYWLAKANAEYKTGNIISSLEAFEEACVLEPSNPEVWKNWSFVHYESGDMDKAIDLINAGIDEMPGNADLYYRAVAYLITAGRYKEAFNYLENALTLNFDSHTVLFEFFPKLETQKALFRIIDQYRNK